GCGAAGGGAGACGAGGACTTGCCGCCCGCTCTCTGCCGGGAAGCAGTCGAATTGCACCTGCCACTGCGGGGAGCAGGGGGTCACCGCGGGTACTCTGTACCTCGCTGTCCCCCAGCTCCACCGCCCACCGCAGACTCACCGCAGAGCTGCCCAACACCCGGCGTCGCTGCCAAACTTGCAGCCAGCCAGCGCGGTTGGAGCCCAGCTCCATGAAGGTGAGCTGCAGTCCCCGGACACCGCCGAGCTCTGCGAGAAACAGCCGTGGGGCGCTGACATGGGTGGAGGGACAGGGTGTGTGTCCCCTGCCGCGGGGATGCCCGGCCCCGCCACCCCCGCCCGTACCTGAGGTGGGAAGGGCCAGGCGCACCcgcaggcagggctggcagggctgcgcGGGCAGGCACAGCCGGGCATGGCTCAGCGACAGGGCGGGCGGCTCCAGCGGCGGCCCGGGGCGGGAagggcggcggcagcgggggcGGCTCAGCGTCCTGTCGGCTGCAGGGGGAGAGCAGACGAGGGGCGGCCGTGCGCCAGAGGTCCCGCAGGCAGCACAAGCCCCGGGGACTGGGAGTGCTTGCAAGGAGGAGAGCCCCGGGGAGTCCCGGGGAGGTGTAGTCGGAAGGGAGGTGCCCCGGGGATTCAGAGTCCCGGCAAACCGGGAGCCTCGGTGATTCGCAGTCCTCGGAAGCGGGAATCCCTGAGGATCGGGAGTCCTCGGAAACAGGGAGAGCCCCGGGGATCCAGAGTCTTTGGAAGCGGGGAGCCCCAGGGGCCAGGAAGTTTCGGGGACCGGGAGTGCTCGGAAGCGGGGTGCCCCGGAAACCGGGAGCGCCACCCCCACCCATCCTCCAGGACCCAGTAGCCGCGGGCAGGGGAAGCCCCACGATCCCGCCGCCCCCTGGAGCCGGTATCGgcgggcaggagcagccccgcTCTGACAGCCTACTTACCGATAGCCCGGCACTCCTGCAAGCAAAGAGACGGGAGTGAGCGCGGCGCCGCCCACCCCTCACCTTCCCCCGCCACCTCCCTTCCCCAGCGCTCACGAAGTTGGCGGAGACCCGGAGGCGGGTCACGGCGGCCCCAGTAtcgggcggcggcagcagcagcagcgcggcggcagcggcgagcAGCACCGGGCGCCCCATGGCCGAGCGCCTTcgctccccgccccgccccgggccggccccgccgcatTCCTCCACCGGCACGTGCGGCCCCGCCGGGCTCTTTCcctcccccgctgccaggcGGCGCTTCCTGCGGCGCAGACACGCGTGGGAGCGCGGACGGTGCTTTATTTCCATAGAGCAACACACGGAGGAAGGGGCACGCACCCCAGGGACCCTGCACGGCCCCAGCCCTCGGGAGTCTCCCCCTTGCATGCGGGCCCGGGGCCGTGGTGTGGCTCAGACACCCACCCCGTGGTCCCCGAGGATCCCCCACCCACCGGAGCTGCGCCAGCGCTGCCCCACAGGACTGAACTGCAGAGCTTCAGCACCTCACGGAGCCCACCTATCCCCActcatttcttcttcttctcctgcGTGCTAGTGAACCAGGAGTCCAGCAGCTTCTTGCTGTAGTAAAGTTGCCAACCATGCACCTGCGcggccaccaccaccaccaggtACATGACAGAGACGGCCGAGAAGCCGAAGATGAAGCGGTAAGCTTTGCCGTGGCGGTacagctgctgtgccatggggaaCATCTCCATGGCCCCGTAGATGAGAGGAGCCATGGAGAAGAGGCCGGTGCTGATCATGGAGAGTACCAGGTAGCTGATGTTGTTGCGGGGGAAGGACAGGAGGCCCaggagggaaggcaggatgCTGAGCAGGTAGGGATACTCCCACTGGTAGGGCATGGCCACCTGGTCGTGGGGCAGCAGCTTGAGGTGCCCCACCACCATctgggccaggagcagcagccagataACCACATGCGTGTAGATCAGCTTCTTGATCTCCGACTTGAGGGTCACGCTGGGGAGAGAGTGTGGGGCCATCAAGGCCTGCTGGGGTCGCGTGTCCCCCCGGACACCCCGGGAAAGGGGACACCTACCTCATCTGGTAGTGCGAGGCCACGCGCTCCCGGTGCTGGAAGTCGCTGCCATCGGTGCCGGGGGCGCGGGGACCCCCGCGGGAGGCCATGGCGCTGTCCTGGGGAGACACAGCGTCAGGCGGGGCCGCGCTCCCTGCCCGCCTCCCTAGCGCAGCCCCGCCACAAGCCCCCCGCGCCTCCCTCCCACAGCAACAGCGCCGGCGCTCCCTCCCCGTGACCGCCCGGCCCTCCGGGGCATCCCCGGGGTGATCCCCCGGCGGCTGACACCCCCggcccgccgctccccgccgtgCCGCACCTGCGGGCGGGACCCTCTGCCCGCGCTTCCGCTGCTCTATGGCCGCGGCCGCCGGCTCCGGATGCCGGGGGGAGCGCTCGGCGCAGGCGCGGCGGTGCCGCCATGGCGGGGACCgggagcgccgccgccgccgcgcgcGGACTGGCGCGCCCGGGAGCGGGAGCGCGCACCGCGGGGTCAGCAGGGCGTGGAGGCGCGCACGGGAGGGGAGGGGTGTGTACATGGGGTGCGTTTATGTGTGGAGTGCGTGTGTACAGAGAGTGCGTGTGTACTTGGGGTGCACGCCCAGGGGTGTGCTGGCACCTGGGGACGCACACGCGTGGGGGCAGAGGGGTTATAGGTCGGGGTTGTGGGGGGTTGTGGCATTGGGGACGTACCTGTGCGAAAGTGTGAGCGCAGAGGGTGCAGAGACAGGTGGAGAGGAGGGCTAACAGTGGTGGATGAGATCTATGGACACGCAGAGTGGGGTGCAGGGTAGGGTGGCTGAGGGAAGTCCCACCTGTGTCCCCCTACTCGCTCCATCCCCTGCAGGTGGAGGCGGCTGCTGGGCCCCAAGGAGACGCTGAGACTGTTGGAGAGCTCTGTGGTGCACCGAGAAGGTACCTGCGACAGGGGAGAATGGGGGCAAGGGAGACAAGGGAGAGAGGGTACATGCTGACCAGACTTCCCTCTCTAGGAGCTCTGCTGGCGCTGAACAAGCCCCCGGGCCTGCCCGTTCTGGGTGAGTACAGGACAGCAagggggggctgcaggggtggggggctcaTGGGTGCTGACCCGCCAGCATCTCCCCAGGGCGCCCTGGGGACCTGAgcctggatgtgctgctgcccacactgaGACGACGCCTGGGCCTCACTGCTGAGCTCCACGTGGTGAAGGCTCCTGCCAGGTATGGTAGGAGATTCCAGGCTGGAGGTCCTGGGGTACAGATGGGGCTGCCTTTCCCCCTCCAGGTCTCAAGCAGCTATGTCCCACAGGGAGTATTCTGGCCTTGTCCTCCTGTCCAGCTGCTACCACACCACTAAGAAACTCCAACAGTTCTTCACCAATGCTCGCTGGAGAGGCCAGTACCCTGCCACATATCAGTGAGTCCTTGGGACCCTGCCATGCTGGCATTGTGGGTCCTGTCCCCTTCTCACCACCTtaccctgcagtgctgtcacCGTGGGAGTCCCGGCGGAGATGGAGGGTGAGATCTGCACTGGGCTgcgctggcagcagcaggaggacagAGCCATGGTAAGGGGGTGCCAGcaggctgggggcacagggcaTACCCCAGGAAGTGCTGAGCAATGTGCTCTGCAGGTggtgccagtgccagccccaggacGCCGCAGCCTGGCCAGGAAGGATGTGAAGAGCACCCTGACACGCTACCGGGTGCTGAGCGCCGTGGGGGGCTGtgccctcctccagctccagcccaggacaggTGAGTGGCTGCCCAGCACCTCCACCACCCCAGCCATGCTTCCTGACTCCTGCAATCTCaccttctccctcttcctccccagCCTTTCCAGAACAGCTCCAGGTGCACCTGGCATTGCTGCTGTGCCCGGCCCTGGGTGACCACAAGCACTCTTCCCATGTGGGCAGGGTGCTGGGAGTGCCCTTCTTTCTGACCCCTGAGACCACCCCAAGCCGCACACAGGTACATGGCCAGGGTGGATGCTGGCTGGGACATTCAGCGCAGCCCTCAGTGATCCCACTGAGGTGCCCACTCACATTGCAGGTACTGGACGAGGAGTTGCTGTCCCGGCTGGCTCTTTCTCCACGGCAACTCCATCACCTCCCACTCCACATCCACCTGCAGGAGTTAATTCTGCCTGAGGGccccctctgtgcccctccaCCACCCTACTTTCTGCACACTCTGCGCTGTTTGGGGCTGCCTGAGCCCTAGGAGCCCTAGTGCTGCAGGGGGGACACCCACTCCACCCTCTGCCACCCTATTAAAATCCCCCCCTGCTGCCTGGGTGGCTCAGAACTCAGTTCTTTTCTTGACACACAGAGGATGCATTTCTCCTGGCTGTCCCTCTGGTATTTGCTGGGGGCACCAGCCCTGGTTCCAAATGCTAGAATGCAGCAGTGTCATCACCCACCGCAGTGGCATCTGGCAGGGGTGActacaggcaggagcagaggcagcttttcctgcttgCTTTCTGCCCTGCTAGCCCCAGttcccacccacagccccatcccaggggcagTCCTAGCCCTCCCCACAGCTCTCACATAGAAGTCTGAGACAGATTCCttatcacagaattatttaaaaatgcctATGAGGGAAGAGGTGGgaaccacagcacagcagcaggagctctttGGGATGAGAGGTAGCGTGGTACTGCAATGTTGGCCCAGCAAGGACAGGCAGGGTGCTGTCCACTCCTGGGGGTGTCTCAGCATCCCAAGTCttctgcatcccattgggagctgctgtgtgcttCTGCTCCAGGAATGGGGTTGTGGCGCTCTATGCGGACAAAGGTGGTCGCAGGGGCttggcaggagggaaggagcgtgcacagccctgggataGCCAGGGGTTGCTGGGAGTTCCCCGGGGTGGTGGAACAGGCACCCAATCCAGGGGAATGCCATTGATCCGGAGCTGACCAGGTGGGCGACTGAACCTTGGCAACTCCTGGCTCGCAGCAGAGGAGGCCCAAGGCTGTGGTGGTGCTGAGGGGtcagagctgggagaagagcAGCGGCTCCAGTGCTTCAGAGGAGGCAGCTTCGCTgttgctgctctgggctgggtcaCCTGGGTGGTTCTGCCCCGTGGGGCCACAGACAACTTGGAGGCGCTGGGCACAGTGATAGTGGGAGATCGGCGCCGTGCTCTCTGGGGCACCTGGGTGGGTCTGCCCCGTGGGGCCACAGACGATTTGGAGGCACTGAGCGCAGTTATGGTGGGAGATCGACGCCGTGCTCTCTGGGGCACCTGAGTGGTTCTGCCCCACGGGGCCACAGATGACTTGGAGGCACTGGGCACACCGATGGTGGGAGATCGACGCCGTGCTCTCTGCAACACCTGGGTGGTTCTGCCCCCTGGTTCTGTCCCCTGGAGGAGCCTGGGAGCACAAGGCACAGTGGTAGGGAATTGATGCCATGCTTGCTTGGGTACATGGGTGGCTCTagcccctggggacacagggtggtGGAGGGCCTTGGCCACAGCGATGGGGGGCTTCTCCTGGgcttgctgctctgctggctggagCTTCTTCAGGGAACAGCCTCTGACCATCAGCTTCACACGCACTGACAGAGGCTTGGGCACAGGTGCCTGTGAGAAGACAGCAGTGAGTGAGGGCTAAGGGTGCCTGGGGAAGGGGGGGTCTGCCCCCCATCCCCCAGCCTACCTCCCTGTAGATGAGCTCAAATGCTCCAATGGAACAGGTGGGGTTTTCCTTGCGATCGAGCACGAGGCGCAGCGTGTCCCGCTGGACGTTGGCACAGAGCCGTCGGGTCACTGCTGAGGAGGGGCTCATGGTGGGGCAGGAGTTGatctccagcagccagggctggaggtcCTCCCCAACAAGAAAGTCAGCCCCATAGAGCTCGAAGCTGCCCTTGCGGAAGCCCACCCGATCCCGGGCGCTGCGCAGAGCATTCAGGATTGCTGCCTTCATGCCAGGCACCAGCACCTGGTGCCAAGCATCTGCCTGCCCCATCTGTGCCAGGTATTCCTGGAACTGCTTGTTGGACCAGATCTTGTCAGGGGGCACACGGGGGTCCTGGTCTGGTGATGTCTTGTACCACTTCTGGACAGAGACATTGCAGAGGTGCCTGGCACTGGGGCAAGAGAGAGGGGGCTAGGTCAGGGGGTGCCAGGGTGCTGAGGTGTGGGGAGCCAGGGTGGGGGGCGCTCACCGCTCCAGGTGATGCAGGGAGAAGGGCCAGGAGCAGAAGCGCAGGTAGCAGTCTTGGTAGAACCAGACAGTCAGTGGCTTCCAGTCAGTCACAACAAACCATTGCCGGATGTCGAATTTGGTGCCAAAAATGGTCAGCAGCCGCTCCACGTACTTCTGTACCACCCACTTGCCCATCTGCACCGAGGGTGCTGTGCAGCTCCAcgccagccccagcacctcctcCAGCCGTGTCGTGCAGACAATGCCTGGGGAACACAGTGATAGTGGGACCCCTCCTAAAAAGGGAGCTTCTGTGTGCTCCCCGCTTCCCCCAGCCTTACCCCTGCCTTGGGATTCAGCACCAGGCTTGATGATCCAGACGTTGAGCTTGCCCTCCATGTCaagctggggcagctgctctgccaggcgCTGCAGCAGGTTCTGGCACTGCTTCCGCTGCTGCCTGgtcagcaccagctctgccccctcACTGTGAAGGGCAAGGGGGCATCAGCATCAGCCCTGCTTGATCAGTCCCCCATCCCCCCATCCTACTCAGCACTCACTGTGCCACACGGTAGTATTCCCGCAGGAAGTGGTCCCAGTCAATGCATGTCCTGCAGGGGGACGGGGTGCTCCTGTCAAtgtcctggtgctgcagaaCACTCAGGTGCTCCTTACAGACCTCCAGGGCTTCCTCCACCAACTCAGGGTACAGGGGGCAGCCTGACCATGCTGTGAAATGCTTGGGGTGAGAGATGTGACTCCTATGCCAGCCTTGGGGCCATTGcctccctgtgggatgggtAGCTTTGACCTCATAGTAGCATGAGAATggggtggggagcagagcaccAATAAGGTGGGCTAGTAGGAGGGAGCGGGGGATCTCAGGCCACAGATgtgagcagaggctgtgcctTCAATCTCAGCCATCAGCTGTCCCTAACTCTGTACTCTCTGCCATCCCCCCAGGCCCAGCTCCATGTACTCACCTGCCCCCTTGGCAGAGTTTGGGACCTGCTCAGTCCTCACTGGcatgtccccagccccctccaGGGCCAGTTTGAGCAGGCTGCGTGCTGCTGTCAGGCGGAAATCATCTGCAAGAGGGAGGCATCATACCCAGCCAGTCCTGCACACAGGACGttggagcagtgggagcacagGTAGGGACAGGAGGGCAACAGCCTTCAGCTCACCAATGAAAGCTTCTCGCTCGTCCATGTTCCCCAGCCGGTAGCACCGGGGGAAGAAGGTGTTGGGGTCAGCTTGCTCAATCCATGGCAGGTTTTGTAGGCTGAGGCATAGCCCCTCCTGTTTAGAGGAGGTTGTTAGTCCCTACTGGAccccatccccctccccaaggGCTCCAGCCTCCCACCTTGGTGGTGAACGCATCCACCCGGGAGTAGTGGTTCACCACgttgtcctgctgcagcagctgacgGTCAGTAGCTTCCAGGAAGTCGGTCCAGATGAAGTTTGGCAACTGGTACCGCACCAGGTAGGACTGGTGGAGGGAGGAAGCCAGGGTGGGACACAGAGCCTCCATCCCACCCTCATCCCCTGTGCAAGGCTGTGCCCATgcctgggggtcccagaggaagggtgctgggggcagtggcagagctcagctccagccctctcTGCTAACCATGAGGTCATGGATGCCACTGGGGTCATCATCACactgctcttcctccttctcttcctcctcctcagcaggtAGCCATGGGTGGTGCTGGGGGTCTGTGGTCCCCAGAAAATGCTGTGCTCCACCACGTGGGTTCAGCagtgcctctccctgcccaccaCCACCATTACTTGGCCCTGTCTCCAGCCGCTGCTTGTTTTGGTCACCACAATGCTGCTCCAGCTGTCTGCCCGTGCCAGGGAGCTTCCTCTCCACCCAGCCCCGGGCTCGCAGCAGGCGGCGGATGATGGGGTAGGGGCCCTGTACCACGAAGATCTTCTTCTCCTGTGCAGAGACCAGAGGGCTCAGCCTGCCCAAGTCCTGGGTCCTCTGGCTCAGCTCTCCTGAGCCAGAAACGCAAGCAGGTGGCATTTGAGGGGGATGCAATCAGGACCCTCACCTTAATGGCCATCTCCACACGCAGCTTGGCCTTCTTGAGCTGCTCGAGCTTAAATGAGCGCTGGCAGCCAACATAGTGGTTGGTGATGATGGCTGCTGAGTGCCCTGTGAGGACAGCCCTGTCTGAGCCCATTGTCCCCACGTCCCCAGTCCCACAGGGCAGGCACGGAGAGGTAGAAAGCACTGACCTGCCTGCTTCTGCCTGACCAAGCTTCGGGCCTTTGAAAGGGCAGTTTCTGACCTGCTGAGCCTTGTGCCAGTGTTCCAGCTGCACCGCCCAGTCCCAGGATGCCCCACAGTGCCCTTGTCCCAAACCTGCTGGGCCATGGTGTGGCTGGAGTGTACCCTGCTCAAGTGTATCTGTCTGCGGAGCTGcgtgcctgcagtgctgctctttaTGTCACATTGTCCCATGGCTGCCTGAGGATGAGGGGAGCTGTGGGTGGCTCTCCTTCCTCTGTGCCACGTGGGTTGTTCTATTCCCGTCTTGCTGGGGAAGTCGGAGTCAAGCGCAGGGCATGGCCTCTAAACCCGGTTACCGCTAATGTTAGAATGCAGCATGGGGCTCCCCCAACCCCAGCACCGCTGTGatgtcacagccccagctccagccaccaCAATGGCTCCACTGCACCGAAGGGGGGGGACAAACAGCCCCCTCTGCCCACAACCAGCCATCCCCCACTCAAACCATGCACCCTGCCAAAAATCCTTTTGTGCCCCACACCCCAAGCCCCTTGCTGCCCCCAGGCAGACTTCAAGTCCTTTCATACTCTCCTAACACCCGCTATGGCCAATCACACAATCATCAGGGCTGACCCCACCGTTTGCTGTTGCCACACTGTGCCCACTCCAGTTCCATGTCCCGCTCCCATTCCATGTTCTGCCCCCCAGGGCCACAATGccctcccccccgcccccccatCCCCCGGTGTGGCCCAGAGCGGCGGGAGGGAGGAGACGGAGGCGCCAGATACAGCAAACAAGACCGTTTAAAAAACAAGACGAGACAGGGGCAGCGGCTGGGGCCGCGCCGCCGCAAGCGGGGGCTGCTCCCGCCCAGCCCAGAGAGGGGCGGGcagggcccggccccgcccagCGGTCCTCGAGAAACgggagcaggcacaggcacagtgcCCGGTGGGCACAAGCACAGGGGAGCCACGGGGTCCTGCACCACGGCCTAAAACTGGAGAGAAACACACGGCTGTTAGTCCCTGCTTGCAGTGCTCCAAGAACCCTCACCACCCTCCTGGCACCTGGCCACTGCTCACAGGGATTCACTCTCAGTTTCTCCCGCTGCCTCCCCAGGCACTGTACATCCATCTCAGCACCCACCAACAATGTCTCATCCCCCAAGACTTCTGCTGCCACTGAGAAAGCTCTGGGGGTCTCAAAAGCTGGCACTTCATGAGCAAAGGGGATACAAGTGCCTTTGGCATCctttcctctctgtccccaaGAGATTCCTTGGACAGGATGTTACCCTGTCCTCACTAATGGGAcagggggctctgggcacaAGGGCCACACTGGTTTTGACCACACACCCCACTCCCAAAATCAGAGACCCTTCCTCCCATTTCAGAGTCTCACGTTCTTAAGGAACTCCTCTGCCACGATGCGGGCCCTTGCATTGACAGAGAGTTTCATCTCACTGATTTCCTTATCGATCTCCTCCATGAAGTGGATGACAAAGTCCACCAGCTTGTGCTTGTACATCTGCTCCGTGTGGAAGTTCGTGATCAAGAAGCTGATGTCATAACCCTGCACAAGAGAGAAGCACCCTAGTGTTTAGCACCCAAATCACTAGCCATGCAAACTCACATCCTAGTTCTGCACTGGACACCCTCCCAGCGCCACAAGCGGAGCCAAGAGTTgctttgtcccctccctgtcacctCACCTCCACGGGCTTCCTGCGCAGGATAAAGAAGTTCTCAGCCCTCATCATCATAAAGCGCATGAATTTGTGACACAAGATCTTCTCGATCTCATCAGCctagagagagaaaagggaagtgAGGCTTCCCCACAGGCTGAGTTCCCAACCCCCTGCCCAAACCCCCCTCACCTGCTTCACCGCGATGCTGACGCGCACGGAGTTAATAGAGCCCTCGATGAGGACCTTCTCCTTCTCGTTCCTGCTGATGATCACCGGCTGCAACAGCAGCTCTTTGCTGCTCCTGCGAacagagggagggcaggagtGACTCAGAAGGAAGCATTTACTGGTGGGAAACAGGGAAGGGCAGCTGTAAGGATCACGGGGATGTGGGGGCTTTGCTACAGGATGTTCCCGTCCCGAAGATGCTCCTCCTCAGGGCAGACGCTCCCTAGGTCCCAAGTTAGACCCGCTTCCTCCTCCCCGCAGCTCCCCGTCTCCCTTCCGGCACCGACCCTGTGCCTAAGGGCTATGGGGTGCCCAAAGCGCGGCAGGAACGGGCCAGCGGCCCCCAAGGCCGGCAGCCAGGGCTCCGCAGGgctcccctggtgtcccctccgCCCCCGTACCTGACTTCCACCTCGGGTTTGTTGTGCCGCTCCACCACCTGCGAGGAGAAGTTCTCCAGGCACAGCGCGGCCTGCAGCGTGGCGCGCACCGCATTCAGGTACGGGCGCAGTGTGGCAGTCTGCGGGGACACGGCAGCGGCATCAGACCCCCGACCGGAGCCCGGGGGTCGGGTCTcgccccctgccccagcccccgACCAGCAGCCCGCTGCCCCCTCAGCTCCGCTCGCTCCGCCGGCCCCGGTTCCGAGCCTCCCCAGCCTCCCCGCTGCCACCACCCCTCACAGGGCACCCCCCGCCCTACCATGGTGGCAGCGGCGCTCCGGTCCTGGCAGGCGGAAGTGGCTGATCACCTCTTCCGGGATGCGCGGCACCTCCCACTGCggcgggagggagggggggTGGCGGGAGGCTGCCGCCCTGCGGCTCGCCCCCCCGCGGCACGGAGCCGGGTGGCGGCGCCGAGACCTCGCGCAGCTCCCCCCACGCCTTGCCGCGCTTGGTATGGGCCTGTCAGCGCTTCCATATTAGGGAAGGGAGATGGAGGGCGGGCTGGACCAATgagcggcggcgcggggcgcggcgcggccAATGGGGAGCGCAGGGCGGGGCGCCCGCGGGGCCGGAAGGGGCGCCCGGCCCAGACCCGGCCCCGCGGCCTCCGCTgcgccccggggccgcccccgcctcgtccctgcagccccccgcTGATCTCCCTCCGGTTCCCCTCGGTGATCCCCCGACCGGGTTCCTCGGCGCCTCGGTGATCCCCCTGGCCTTGTTCCCTCAGCGCCTTGGTGATTTTTCCCGGTGATCCCTCACCCCGGGTTCCACAGAGCCCCGATGCCCCCCGACCCTCCGTAGCTCCCCACTCCACTCCCTTCCCTCCCGGCTTCCCTGTCCCCGGCTCCCCCGTGCGCCCGTCGGTCCCCCAGAGTCCACTCGGTGCGCGATCCCCACGGCCATGAGCGAGCTGAAGGACTGCCCGCTGCAGTTCCATGACTTCAAGTCGGTGGACCACGTGAAAGTGTGTCCCCGGTACACGGCCGTGCTGGCCCGCTCGGAGGACGATGGCATCGGCATCGAGGAGCTGGACAcgctgcagctggagctggagacgCTGCTGTCCTCTGCCAGCCGCCGTCTTCGCGTCCTGGAGGCTGAGACACAGGTGCTGGGGCCACGTTGGATCAGGGACAGACTCTATGTGGCTCCTTTCCACCAAGGGGCTGCCTCTGGtctgcccctgcccagcacgGGTACAGGACCTTATGGGACATCACTCTCTTCCAGATCCTGACGGACTGGCAGGATAAGAAGGGCGACCGACGCTTCCTGAAGCTGAGCAAGGACCACGATGTGGGCACATCTGTAAAACATGGGAAGCCCAAGAAACAGAAGCTGGAGGGCAAAGGGGGCCATGGGACTGGGCCTGGGCCCGGCCGGCCCAAGTCCAAGAACCTGCAGCCCAAGATCCAGGAATATGAGTTCCAGGATGATCCCATTGATGTGCCCCGCATCCCCAAAAATGATGCTCCAAACAGGTGTGTGGGTGTTGGGAGGCATTGGGAtcatctttctctttccttagAGCACATGGCACAAGGGCTGCCTCTAGCCCAAGAGAAAAGTTGCCACAGGCAGAAAGGGGACATGTGTCACCTTCCAcatgctcccctgcagctccctctcaCAGTTAATCCATCCTCACAGGTTCTGGGCATCAGTGGAGCCATACTGTGCCGATCTCACCAACGAGGAGGTCAGagtcctggaggagctgctcaaGCCGCCGGAGGATGAGGCTGAGCATTACAAGGTGAAAAGCTCCTAACCCCTTCCTCTGtcctctctccccatcccctctggcACCTCACAGTGACTGTTCCTGCCTGGGATGCTGCCGTGGCACTGGGAAGGTGGGAGGCAAGGCAGaagctccaggagctgtgccGAGCC
This genomic interval from Catharus ustulatus isolate bCatUst1 chromosome 13, bCatUst1.pri.v2, whole genome shotgun sequence contains the following:
- the RPUSD3 gene encoding mitochondrial mRNA pseudouridine synthase RPUSD3 isoform X2, with translation MGWRRLLGPKETLRLLESSVVHREGALLALNKPPGLPVLGRPGDLSLDVLLPTLRRRLGLTAELHVVKAPAREYSGLVLLSSCYHTTKKLQQFFTNARWRGQYPATYHAVTVGVPAEMEGEICTGLRWQQQEDRAMVVPVPAPGRRSLARKDVKSTLTRYRVLSAVGGCALLQLQPRTAFPEQLQVHLALLLCPALGDHKHSSHVGRVLGVPFFLTPETTPSRTQVLDEELLSRLALSPRQLHHLPLHIHLQELILPEGPLCAPPPPYFLHTLRCLGLPEP
- the JAGN1 gene encoding protein jagunal homolog 1, producing MASRGGPRAPGTDGSDFQHRERVASHYQMSVTLKSEIKKLIYTHVVIWLLLLAQMVVGHLKLLPHDQVAMPYQWEYPYLLSILPSLLGLLSFPRNNISYLVLSMISTGLFSMAPLIYGAMEMFPMAQQLYRHGKAYRFIFGFSAVSVMYLVVVVAAQVHGWQLYYSKKLLDSWFTSTQEKKKK
- the LOC117002568 gene encoding tubulin monoglycylase TTLL3, with amino-acid sequence MTATLRPYLNAVRATLQAALCLENFSSQVVERHNKPEVEVRSSKELLLQPVIISRNEKEKVLIEGSINSVRVSIAVKQADEIEKILCHKFMRFMMMRAENFFILRRKPVEGYDISFLITNFHTEQMYKHKLVDFVIHFMEEIDKEISEMKLSVNARARIVAEEFLKNVWDKGTVGHPGTGRCSWNTGTRLSRSETALSKARSLVRQKQAGHSAAIITNHYVGCQRSFKLEQLKKAKLRVEMAIKEKKIFVVQGPYPIIRRLLRARGWVERKLPGTGRQLEQHCGDQNKQRLETGPSNGGGGQGEALLNPRGGAQHFLGTTDPQHHPWLPAEEEEEKEEEQCDDDPSGIHDLMSYLVRYQLPNFIWTDFLEATDRQLLQQDNVVNHYSRVDAFTTKEGLCLSLQNLPWIEQADPNTFFPRCYRLGNMDEREAFIDDFRLTAARSLLKLALEGAGDMPVRTEQVPNSAKGAAWSGCPLYPELVEEALEVCKEHLSVLQHQDIDRSTPSPCRTCIDWDHFLREYYRVAHEGAELVLTRQQRKQCQNLLQRLAEQLPQLDMEGKLNVWIIKPGAESQGRGIVCTTRLEEVLGLAWSCTAPSVQMGKWVVQKYVERLLTIFGTKFDIRQWFVVTDWKPLTVWFYQDCYLRFCSWPFSLHHLERARHLCNVSVQKWYKTSPDQDPRVPPDKIWSNKQFQEYLAQMGQADAWHQVLVPGMKAAILNALRSARDRVGFRKGSFELYGADFLVGEDLQPWLLEINSCPTMSPSSAVTRRLCANVQRDTLRLVLDRKENPTCSIGAFELIYREAPVPKPLSVRVKLMVRGCSLKKLQPAEQQAQEKPPIAVAKALHHPVSPGARATHVPKQAWHQFPTTVPCAPRLLQGTEPGGRTTQVLQRARRRSPTIGVPSASKSSVAPWGRTTQVPQRARRRSPTITALSASKSSVAPRGRPTQVPQRARRRSPTITVPSASKLSVAPRGRTTQVTQPRAATAKLPPLKHWSRCSSPSSDPSAPPQPWASSAASQELPRFSRPPGQLRINGIPLDWVPVPPPRGTPSNPWLSQGCARSFPPAKPLRPPLSA
- the RPUSD3 gene encoding mitochondrial mRNA pseudouridine synthase RPUSD3 isoform X1, with the protein product MAGTGSAAAAARGLARPGAGARTAGWRRLLGPKETLRLLESSVVHREGALLALNKPPGLPVLGRPGDLSLDVLLPTLRRRLGLTAELHVVKAPAREYSGLVLLSSCYHTTKKLQQFFTNARWRGQYPATYHAVTVGVPAEMEGEICTGLRWQQQEDRAMVVPVPAPGRRSLARKDVKSTLTRYRVLSAVGGCALLQLQPRTAFPEQLQVHLALLLCPALGDHKHSSHVGRVLGVPFFLTPETTPSRTQVLDEELLSRLALSPRQLHHLPLHIHLQELILPEGPLCAPPPPYFLHTLRCLGLPEP